In one Paracoccus everestensis genomic region, the following are encoded:
- a CDS encoding ABC transporter ATP-binding protein yields the protein MTAPLLETAGLQAWYGESHVLHGVDLHVNEGEMICILGRNGMGKTTTLRTIMGILRKRTGRITFAGRDMMSVPLHKTARAGLGFVPEERGIFATLSVEENLMLPPKVADGGMSVAEIYDLFPNLQERRNSPGTKLSGGEQQMLAMARILRTGARCLLLDEPTEGLAPVIINAIGDVLRKLKQRGMTVVLVEQNFRFAAKVADRFYLMDHGTMTAEFPVSDLPNRMDLLHRELGV from the coding sequence ATGACGGCCCCGCTTCTGGAAACCGCCGGGCTGCAAGCTTGGTATGGCGAAAGCCATGTGCTGCACGGCGTCGATCTGCACGTCAACGAAGGCGAGATGATCTGCATCCTGGGCCGCAACGGCATGGGCAAGACCACGACGCTGCGCACGATCATGGGCATCCTGCGCAAGCGCACGGGCCGCATCACATTCGCGGGCCGCGACATGATGTCCGTGCCGCTGCACAAGACCGCCCGCGCGGGCCTGGGCTTCGTCCCCGAGGAACGCGGAATCTTCGCGACCCTTTCTGTTGAGGAAAACCTGATGCTGCCGCCAAAGGTCGCCGATGGCGGCATGTCGGTGGCCGAGATCTATGACCTGTTCCCCAACCTTCAGGAACGCCGCAACAGCCCCGGCACCAAGCTGTCGGGGGGCGAACAGCAGATGCTGGCCATGGCGCGGATCCTGCGCACCGGGGCGCGTTGCCTTTTGCTGGACGAGCCGACCGAGGGGCTGGCCCCGGTCATCATCAACGCCATTGGCGACGTGCTGCGCAAACTGAAACAACGCGGCATGACCGTGGTGCTGGTGGAACAGAACTTCCGCTTTGCCGCCAAGGTCGCGGATCGCTTTTATCTGATGGACCATGGCACCATGACCGCCGAATTCCCGGTATCCGATCTGCCAAACCGGATGGACCTGCTGCATCGGGAACTGGGGGTGTAA